A genomic segment from Gemmatimonadaceae bacterium encodes:
- a CDS encoding gluconate 2-dehydrogenase subunit 3 family protein encodes MIPSRRSFLASAAGAAAGAGIAWLALDWGTVDEALAHAASAMEQRPLPPFTTLTPDEARELAAVAARIVPTTATPGATEAGVIYFIDRALGKEQGRSLKLLRAGVADLARRAARRKPGATRFSALAAAEQDAVLGDVERGEFFQAMRFLTMVGMFGDPSWGGNREAVGWKIIGFEHRRSYTPPFGWYDAQVARER; translated from the coding sequence ATGATCCCCAGCCGACGCTCGTTCCTCGCCAGCGCTGCCGGTGCCGCTGCTGGGGCTGGTATCGCGTGGCTTGCCCTGGACTGGGGCACGGTCGACGAGGCGCTGGCGCATGCCGCGAGTGCGATGGAGCAGCGCCCGTTGCCACCATTCACCACGCTCACGCCTGATGAGGCGCGCGAGCTTGCGGCAGTCGCGGCCCGCATCGTCCCCACGACCGCCACCCCAGGCGCCACCGAGGCGGGGGTCATCTACTTCATCGACCGCGCGCTGGGGAAGGAGCAGGGGCGCTCGCTCAAGCTGCTGCGTGCCGGCGTCGCCGATCTCGCTCGGCGTGCCGCCAGGCGCAAGCCGGGAGCGACACGGTTCTCGGCGCTCGCTGCGGCGGAGCAGGACGCCGTGCTGGGCGACGTCGAGCGGGGAGAGTTCTTCCAGGCCATGCGCTTCCTGACGATGGTCGGGATGTTCGGCGACCCGTCGTGGGGCGGGAACCGCGAGGCGGTGGGGTGGAAGATCATCGGCTTCGAGCACCGCCGGTCGTACACGCCCCCATTCGGATGGTACGATGCCCAGGTTGCACGGGAGCGTTAG
- a CDS encoding YdiU family protein, with the protein MLTFDNRFVRELPGEPEPSSRRRQVHGACWSAVHPTPVAAPRLLAYAREVAQLVGLDESFVASPRFAEVFGGNALLEGMQPYAACYGGHQFGSWAGQLGDGRAITLGEVVNAQGERWELQLKGSGATPYSRTADGRAVLRSSIREFLCSEAMHHLGVPTTRALSLVATGDEVMRDMFYDGNVRFEPGAIVCRVAPSFIRFGNFEIFTARGEIDPLVRLADFTITRDFAHLSTIADTAERRERWFAEVCERTARMIVEWMRVGFVHGVMNTDNMSVLGLTIDYGPYGWLDDFDPHWTPNTTDAHGRRYRYVAQPSIAQWNLERFADALRPLFDSDAALSRGLDRYVEEFTTRYAAMLQGKFGFDAWGADEEAQANDGLLLMQQASMDYTNTFRALGELGDTLPAADDALLAAFGDVFYDESKRDAQREALAAWLRRWHARVSRSGEPAAARRARMHATNPRYVLRNYLAQKAIDRAEAGDAAGVHELLDLVRRPYDDQPGREAFAARRPEWARDKAGCSMLSCSS; encoded by the coding sequence GTGTTGACCTTCGACAACCGCTTCGTCCGCGAGCTGCCGGGCGAGCCGGAGCCGTCGTCACGTCGCCGTCAGGTGCACGGCGCCTGCTGGAGCGCGGTGCATCCGACGCCGGTCGCGGCGCCGCGACTCCTGGCGTACGCGCGTGAAGTGGCACAGCTCGTCGGCCTCGACGAATCGTTCGTGGCCTCCCCGCGATTCGCCGAGGTCTTTGGCGGCAACGCGTTGTTGGAGGGTATGCAGCCGTATGCGGCATGTTACGGTGGGCACCAATTCGGGAGCTGGGCCGGGCAACTGGGCGACGGGCGCGCCATCACGCTGGGCGAGGTGGTGAACGCGCAGGGCGAGCGGTGGGAGCTGCAGCTCAAGGGGTCGGGGGCGACGCCATACTCGCGCACCGCCGACGGGCGCGCTGTGCTGCGCTCGTCGATTCGGGAGTTTCTCTGCAGCGAGGCAATGCACCACCTCGGCGTTCCCACGACACGCGCATTGTCGCTGGTGGCGACGGGCGACGAGGTGATGCGCGACATGTTCTACGACGGCAATGTGCGCTTTGAGCCCGGCGCCATCGTCTGCCGCGTGGCGCCGTCGTTCATCCGCTTCGGCAACTTCGAGATCTTTACCGCGCGCGGCGAGATCGACCCGCTGGTGCGCCTCGCCGACTTCACCATCACGCGCGACTTTGCGCACCTCTCGACCATCGCCGACACCGCCGAGCGACGTGAGCGTTGGTTTGCCGAGGTGTGCGAACGCACGGCGCGCATGATCGTGGAGTGGATGCGCGTGGGTTTCGTGCACGGCGTCATGAACACCGACAACATGTCAGTGCTCGGGCTCACGATCGACTACGGCCCGTACGGCTGGCTCGACGACTTCGACCCGCACTGGACGCCGAACACGACCGACGCGCACGGTCGGCGCTACCGCTACGTGGCGCAGCCGTCGATTGCGCAGTGGAACCTGGAGCGCTTTGCCGACGCGCTGCGCCCCCTGTTCGACAGCGACGCCGCGCTCTCGCGCGGGCTCGACCGCTACGTGGAGGAGTTCACCACGCGCTACGCGGCGATGCTGCAGGGGAAGTTCGGCTTCGATGCCTGGGGCGCCGACGAGGAAGCGCAGGCCAACGATGGGCTGCTGCTAATGCAGCAGGCATCGATGGACTACACCAATACCTTCCGGGCGCTGGGCGAGCTGGGTGACACGCTCCCCGCAGCCGATGACGCGCTGCTCGCGGCGTTTGGCGATGTCTTCTACGATGAATCGAAGCGCGATGCCCAGCGCGAGGCGCTCGCCGCCTGGCTGCGGCGCTGGCACGCCCGCGTCTCGCGCAGCGGGGAGCCGGCGGCGGCGCGACGCGCGCGCATGCACGCCACCAATCCGCGCTATGTCCTCCGCAACTACCTGGCGCAGAAGGCCATTGACCGTGCCGAGGCGGGGGATGCCGCCGGCGTACACGAGTTGCTTGACCTGGTGCGCCGCCCCTACGACGACCAGCCCGGGCGCGAGGCGTTTGCTGCGCGCCGTCCGGAGTGGGCGCGCGACAAGGCGGGGTGCTCGATGCTGTCCTGCAGTTCGTAG
- a CDS encoding GMC family oxidoreductase has protein sequence MTQGYGVTYPLSSIVDFVIVGSGAAGGVLAKELSSAGFAVVVLERGPRLRPEEFEHDEYKYFFQNHIGAKTPVTWRETPNQVAKPRENAIWGAHIVGGSSVHFTANFWRFRPIDFNERSVVGDIPGAALADWPITYDDLEPYYTKVDWHVGVSGEAGGWGEPRRSRPYPVPPLPVKSSGVLFERAARKLGWHPFPAPMAILSRAHNGRTPCQNCGFCQGYGCEFGAKSSTLASMIPVAERTGRCEIRPNCYVRKVQVDARGRATGVIYFDRQGREQLQRARAIILSCNGAETARLLLMSKSNRFPQGLANSSGMVGQHLMFNGGSMVAGIYEHPLNEYKGAQVTRIALDWFDSDSRRGFYGGGGMDARGDILLPILWGMSAAAPGERNWGADYKASVEYGFTRQMTVMGHCTSLPVADNSVSLDPTLTDARGLPAIRITYRDHEDDLKMMRFLLERGKEIHAAAGAQKVMPVPITVSASGVHLLGTCRMGNDPRTSVVDTNHRAHDVPNLFICDGSSLVTSGRGQPTMTIMALAFRAGDRITDLARRGEV, from the coding sequence ATGACGCAGGGATACGGCGTGACGTATCCGCTCTCGTCGATCGTCGACTTCGTGATCGTCGGCTCGGGGGCCGCGGGGGGCGTGCTGGCCAAGGAGCTGTCGTCCGCCGGTTTTGCGGTGGTAGTGCTCGAGCGCGGCCCGCGGCTCCGTCCCGAGGAGTTCGAGCACGACGAGTACAAGTACTTCTTCCAGAACCACATCGGTGCCAAGACACCGGTCACCTGGCGCGAGACACCGAACCAGGTCGCCAAGCCACGAGAGAACGCGATCTGGGGGGCGCACATCGTGGGCGGGAGCAGCGTACACTTCACCGCAAACTTCTGGCGCTTTCGCCCCATCGACTTCAACGAGCGCAGCGTGGTGGGCGACATTCCGGGCGCGGCACTCGCCGACTGGCCCATCACCTACGACGACCTCGAGCCGTACTACACGAAGGTCGACTGGCACGTGGGCGTGTCCGGGGAGGCAGGTGGGTGGGGCGAGCCGCGGCGTTCGCGCCCCTATCCGGTTCCGCCGCTCCCGGTGAAGTCGTCGGGAGTCTTGTTCGAGCGCGCCGCGCGCAAGTTGGGGTGGCACCCCTTCCCGGCGCCAATGGCGATCCTCTCGCGAGCGCACAACGGGCGCACGCCGTGCCAGAACTGCGGCTTTTGCCAGGGCTACGGCTGCGAGTTCGGGGCCAAGAGTTCGACGCTGGCGTCGATGATCCCGGTGGCCGAGCGCACGGGGCGATGCGAGATTCGCCCAAACTGCTACGTGCGCAAGGTGCAGGTGGATGCCAGGGGGCGGGCGACTGGCGTGATCTACTTCGACCGGCAGGGGCGCGAACAGCTGCAACGCGCGCGCGCCATCATCCTCTCCTGCAACGGCGCCGAGACGGCTCGGCTCCTCCTCATGTCGAAGAGCAACCGCTTCCCGCAGGGGTTGGCCAACTCGTCAGGCATGGTGGGACAGCACCTGATGTTCAACGGCGGTTCGATGGTGGCGGGGATCTACGAGCATCCGCTCAACGAGTACAAGGGGGCGCAGGTCACGCGCATCGCCCTCGACTGGTTCGACAGCGATTCCAGGCGCGGCTTCTATGGCGGCGGCGGGATGGATGCGCGCGGCGACATCCTCCTCCCCATCCTCTGGGGGATGAGCGCGGCCGCCCCCGGTGAGCGCAACTGGGGCGCCGACTACAAGGCGTCGGTCGAGTACGGCTTCACGCGCCAGATGACGGTGATGGGGCACTGCACCTCGCTTCCCGTCGCCGACAACTCCGTCTCGCTCGACCCCACGCTCACCGACGCGCGCGGACTGCCCGCCATTCGCATCACGTATCGCGACCACGAGGATGACCTCAAGATGATGCGCTTTCTCCTCGAGCGCGGGAAGGAGATTCACGCGGCGGCGGGAGCGCAGAAGGTGATGCCGGTGCCGATCACGGTTTCGGCAAGCGGGGTGCATCTTCTCGGGACGTGCCGCATGGGGAACGATCCGCGCACCAGCGTGGTTGATACCAATCATCGTGCGCACGACGTCCCGAACCTGTTCATCTGCGATGGGAGCAGCCTCGTCACCTCGGGGCGCGGTCAGCCAACGATGACGATCATGGCGCTGGCCTTCCGGGCCGGCGACCGGATTACCGATCTCGCGCGCCGGGGAGAGGTCTGA
- a CDS encoding nuclear transport factor 2 family protein has protein sequence MMQHPVAAWHAVVASRDAAALGALLADDATFHSPVVHTPQVGKALTVKYLGAALQVFLNGSFRYVREVIGERDAVLEFVVEMDGITVNGVDMIHWNDDGRITDFKVMIRPLKGMNVVREQMAAMLGLAPPA, from the coding sequence ATGATGCAACACCCCGTGGCGGCGTGGCACGCCGTCGTCGCCTCGCGCGATGCCGCCGCGTTAGGCGCCCTCCTCGCCGACGACGCCACCTTCCACTCCCCCGTCGTCCACACGCCGCAAGTGGGAAAGGCGCTCACCGTGAAGTACCTCGGCGCCGCCCTCCAGGTCTTCCTCAACGGCTCCTTTCGCTACGTGCGGGAAGTGATCGGGGAGCGCGACGCGGTGCTGGAGTTCGTCGTCGAGATGGACGGGATCACCGTCAATGGCGTCGACATGATCCACTGGAACGACGACGGGCGGATCACCGACTTCAAGGTGATGATCCGCCCGCTGAAGGGAATGAACGTCGTGCGCGAGCAGATGGCGGCGATGCTGGGGCTCGCCCCGCCCGCCTAG
- a CDS encoding D-aminoacylase, with product MRRRIQLALRSLSSVALLVAAACSRSPDATSGAPSRPITITNVSIIDGTGASTISGAVRIVGDTIADVGSEVESAPGDSVIDGRGMVVAPGFIDTHSHHASGLGDSPDARAAVSQGITTVVGGQDGGHPMPLGARLDTLQRKGTVINVAFYAGHGTLRDAVMGKDFKRTATPAEVDSMAKLLKRELDAGALGLSTGLEYDPGIYSARAEVLQLAKVAAAEKTRYISHIRSEDRWFWDSIDEVLTIGREAHLPVQVGHVKLAMIPLWGQADSLIRTLERARAQGIDVTADIYPYPYWQSTLTVLFPKRDFDNRAEAEKILREIAKPEGLLLGDYAPNPSYAGKTVAEIAKERKEAPAVTLMTLIRDAEAMRAERERSGTDGETVESVVATSMDEKDIARLMAWPHTNICSDGSLDGAHPRGYGAFTRVLGRYVRERKVISIEDAIRKMTSLSAKHVGITRRGTLAPGQYADLVLFDPNSVVDNATTKEPHALSTGIASVWVNGQEVWHEGKGTGARPGAVIRRQQQRPDIAPPEGR from the coding sequence GTGCGCCGCCGCATCCAACTCGCCTTGCGCTCCCTGTCTTCGGTTGCGCTCCTCGTCGCGGCGGCCTGCTCCAGGTCACCCGATGCCACGTCAGGCGCGCCGTCGCGCCCCATCACCATCACCAACGTCTCGATCATCGACGGGACGGGGGCGAGCACGATCAGCGGGGCGGTGCGCATCGTTGGCGACACCATCGCCGACGTTGGCTCCGAGGTGGAGTCGGCGCCGGGCGACTCGGTCATCGACGGGCGCGGTATGGTGGTGGCGCCCGGCTTCATCGACACGCACTCGCACCACGCCTCGGGGCTGGGCGATTCTCCCGATGCGCGCGCGGCGGTGAGCCAGGGGATCACGACGGTCGTCGGCGGGCAGGACGGAGGCCATCCCATGCCGTTAGGCGCGCGGCTCGACACGCTGCAACGGAAGGGGACGGTGATCAACGTCGCCTTCTATGCGGGCCATGGCACCCTTCGCGATGCCGTGATGGGGAAGGACTTCAAGCGCACCGCGACGCCGGCGGAAGTCGACTCGATGGCAAAGCTCCTCAAGCGCGAGCTGGATGCCGGCGCGCTGGGGCTGTCGACGGGGCTGGAGTACGACCCGGGGATCTACTCCGCTCGTGCCGAGGTGTTGCAGCTGGCGAAAGTCGCCGCCGCGGAGAAGACGCGCTACATCAGCCACATCCGCAGCGAGGATCGCTGGTTCTGGGACTCGATCGACGAAGTCCTGACCATCGGCCGCGAAGCGCACCTCCCGGTGCAGGTGGGGCACGTGAAGCTGGCGATGATCCCGCTGTGGGGGCAGGCCGACTCGCTCATCCGCACGCTGGAACGCGCGCGCGCCCAGGGCATCGATGTCACCGCCGACATCTACCCGTATCCCTACTGGCAGTCCACGCTCACCGTCCTCTTCCCCAAGCGCGACTTCGACAACCGCGCCGAAGCGGAGAAGATCCTCAGGGAGATTGCCAAGCCCGAGGGGTTGCTGCTGGGTGACTACGCCCCCAACCCGTCGTATGCCGGGAAAACCGTCGCCGAGATTGCGAAGGAACGCAAGGAGGCACCGGCGGTGACGCTGATGACGCTCATCCGTGACGCGGAGGCGATGCGCGCCGAGCGCGAGAGGTCGGGAACGGATGGCGAGACGGTGGAGAGCGTCGTGGCGACGTCGATGGACGAGAAGGACATCGCCCGGCTGATGGCATGGCCGCACACCAACATCTGCTCCGACGGCTCGCTGGATGGCGCGCACCCGCGCGGCTACGGCGCCTTCACGCGCGTGCTGGGGCGGTACGTGCGCGAGCGCAAGGTCATCTCGATCGAGGATGCGATCCGGAAGATGACGTCGCTCTCGGCGAAGCATGTCGGGATCACGCGGCGCGGCACGCTGGCGCCGGGGCAGTATGCCGACCTGGTCCTCTTCGACCCGAACAGCGTCGTCGACAACGCGACCACGAAGGAGCCGCACGCGCTCTCGACCGGCATCGCCAGCGTGTGGGTGAACGGCCAGGAGGTGTGGCATGAGGGGAAGGGGACCGGCGCCCGCCCCGGGGCGGTGATCCGCCGCCAGCAGCAACGCCCTGACATTGCCCCTCCCGAAGGGCGTTAG
- a CDS encoding MoaD/ThiS family protein: MSSVRVVLPYHLRTLAKVGDEVRVEVDGAITQRSVLTAVERAYPMLRGTMRDHVTQLRRPFLRFFACEEDLSLDSPDTELPKAVAEGKEPYLVVGAIAGG; the protein is encoded by the coding sequence GTGTCGTCGGTCCGTGTGGTCCTCCCCTACCACTTGCGCACCTTGGCCAAGGTGGGCGACGAGGTGCGAGTCGAGGTGGACGGGGCGATAACGCAACGATCGGTGCTCACCGCGGTCGAGCGAGCCTATCCGATGCTGCGCGGGACGATGCGCGACCACGTCACACAACTGCGCCGCCCATTCTTGCGCTTCTTCGCCTGCGAGGAGGACCTGTCGCTCGACTCCCCGGACACCGAGCTTCCGAAGGCGGTTGCCGAGGGGAAGGAGCCGTACCTGGTAGTGGGGGCGATCGCCGGCGGTTGA